In one window of Paraflavitalea soli DNA:
- a CDS encoding non-ribosomal peptide synthetase gives MSRIPQPAISYAQERTWQAIGAGQAPCSNIPVLVALKGAIDRQQLEAALWQVLNSAAVVSAGFREEAGKLEAFTGPQFDEPLSITTAASFKEARELAIPFVLAPFDVQQGRLVRYTLYRIHQEDHYLLALSFHRLVCDPWSVRILLDQLVQVLDGKGTAPAQPISFFDFARWQKSIPEDAINNLYAYWKRKLHNNIEPLSLFNDLPRRITSIYTPQQTEVTISGASYARLTHFLKVQPSDKRDFFLAVFTILLHNYCRQESVICGLPVPNREVKGTETLIGPVANLLPINTKISREEKWSDLLKKITLTTSNALQYQSLPYEVLVNKLNPVKEAVRSPLFDVLFRFEEAYNAKAINDSVELTVYPLHAALDRYDLDVLVTENPAEGHCRLQLCYNAGYYSEALMRQFIRHYQQLIHTIIEQGDREIGYYQYITAVEQDTILHHWNKRNISYPADTHIIMHFKNAVTHYPERTAISFNDQSLTYRDLDQLSDALAVQLIGQPSHNDQLIGLLSERSIELIVGILAILKAGKAYLPLDPGLPVNRLNYLVADSRIDLLLVYEQESRPAPDLPGKKIRIDLATLRNEPAKVYAWPIKPDSLAYVLYTSGTTGNPKGVMIGHEQVVRLFFHEGTYFDFRETDVWSMFFTCSFDFSVWEIWGALFYGGELVIVPREVTMNQEAFTRLLIDKQVTILNQTPTSFYSLSKTILAHQQPGALAVRKIIFGGEALNPAKLADFRKQYPATQLINMYGITETTVHNTYKEITHQEITAGASNIGTPLPTVNIYLLDAAMKLVPPGVAGEMYIGGKGLAKGYWGKEDLTLAKFIPHPWATGEKLYKTGDLARWLSHGELEFLGRIDNQIQIRGYRVELEEVLAVLLRTEQLRDVFVCARGEDTDKIIYAYVVDDRQVNTQQIRTNLAAHLPGYMIPGIIIQVDDFPLTSNGKIAIDALPLQEATAQDSMALPENPIEEQLLQLFAEVLNLKKDRISTTRSFFDLGGHSLKATRLVNKIKDRLGVELRVTTIFDNPDVKGLAQQIGLTKTKAIPLTKAPVREYYPLSPSQRRIYILQKMYEDAFLYHISNVYKLQQVDLQKLRNALNQLVLRHEALRTRFDIRENIPVQIIEENVQLLPDELYCKQAALQQVIQQWIKPFDLATAPLMRVAFLHTDEGNQYLVFNLHHIITDGISNAVFLRDFVSLYKGETLPALPFQFKDFSTWVHAQQSGEQWSNSKAFWLNKFAGELPDLALPLDFKRPMVKDFSGSFQSCDIDKTTTHQIQAVCRQLGISAFSFLLTAYLLLLRKVTGQEDIVVGSPGAGRYFEGLQDTTGIFINVLAHRNHPIGNKRCDAFMQEVNKHSLDILQHQDYQFEDLVDQLVKVRDTSRSPLFDVMFDYHNEENLANEIALEGVQVANEEAGFTRSTSMFDLNLHVYEHKDHFRCELDYSTQLFKPGTIASMVDMLVNIIRELAAHPQQTIAAIEPLSLEERHRILFDLNDTKRSFNDKLLLHQCFEQVAALQPDAMAVICQGEVLTYGALNRLANKLAHALRQQELAIEGCVAIMMDRSLEMVPAVMGVLKAGGMYVPIEPHLPDNRIETLISLLNIRYMITTTGQLQRAQHIFSAAGEDKKLFCIEVYAAVTGQEGASLSYIPVHPGTAWSEENLPANTTPDHHAYVIFTSGSTGVPKGVMVKHKPVVNVIEWVNRELKVTPEDKLLFITSLGFDLSVYDIFGTLAAGAMIRLVTREEMENQETLLKIINEEQITIWDSAPAAIQQLLPELATTNTSQSTLRLIMLSGDWIPVALPDVVRKHFKACEVISLGGATEAAIWSNYYRIGAVDPNWASIPYGKPIQNARYYVLDAYAMPCPIGIPGDLYIGGDCLATGYIGDKALTEKKFIPNPFVQGEKMYLTGDTARWMADGNMEFLGRKDTQVKIRGHRIELGEIESCFRKCTGLTEILAIPVALGGAASDKQLCVYYCSEQDWDKNELKARMGQELPAYMVPAYFVRLDRFPVNQNGKVDRKKLPAPHAEQERKQAPVVLNAVHQKLIAICADTLQLPVEKIDIRDNFFELGGHSLNSTYFLNRVRSEFGVRVPLVDFFRQDSLLELANSLPADVLTPVSSLPRTLQKEYYNLSSAQLRLLILHQLDSDNIGYGFNIPLVFNIDGVLDIERVNQVFRQLINRHESLRTSFHIVAETPVQRIHAQVNFAVETISVASTTDTEGAIKDFIRGFDLQQAPLLRAGVVYHQQSPVAMIIDMHHIISDGVSQQVLAAEFMDLYTGKELAPLALQYKDYAEWQFSEKRSAAMEKQKQFWINQFAREPQYIELPTDFQQGAIRQYTGRTSRFMIPKDQAARLYQLAGDSGGTLFTTLLAMLNILLAKLSGQQDITIGTVTAGRNNADLEKITGIFLNTLAMRNYPAGELSLNTFLSSVAANTLQAFDHQDYPYESLVNELKLGRNSFQNPLFNVVFILQNMGKPAWSIPGLRLEAINFDYGISKMDMTFICTEQEEALYFDLEYSTTLFKEATIQRFIQYFTTIIDQACATPHMTIGEINLLDQAARDMIIKTFNNTRQPINRDACYHQLFEQWVHATPGAIACIHNEATITYEQLNGLANRLAAWMVKQGAAPGKVVAICFNRGIELLAAIMGVLKTGASYIAIDTEYPAKRIGDILAQSEAGIAIVQQDMAATFNKLREETPTLTTILSADDLAALHRALGDYPAHDLTIRFDTDTTAYIIYTSGTTGKPKGIMVHQLGMLNHMYALISRLGITDKDVMAQTASCSSDIFVVQLLMTLITGGAVCIIDKEDVLDPVRLQSIMNAARITLMEIVPSLLTVFLETLSKRSDYQLHSLRAMLSMGESLKSLSARKWYDLYPQIDLYNAYGPAEASDDVSLFKIDPAQIVADAPVSIGYPLDNLHIYIMDSHLNLCPIGVLGEICVSGIAVGKGYWREEEKTRAVFVENPLFAYIGDEDYRMLYKTGDLGYWQPDGSLIFDKRKDHMVKIRGFRVEPGDIENALLNLTSIKEAIVIDRQYENGTKYLCAYYVSDEQPDRSWIRQQLLAVLPGYMVPSYFIQMDKLPITANDKIDRKALPAPDTGSGMENPEKTILGPATATEAILVPIWRSVLGIDAIGTDQGFFDFGGDSIKAINLRSRMEASGLAVSIKDIYQYTSIRDLAARVDEKIKSITDMPEKKPAPLREPVATAGRFDYNELTEEDLDSIFE, from the coding sequence GTGAGCAGAATACCACAACCAGCAATATCCTATGCCCAGGAGCGTACCTGGCAGGCCATTGGTGCAGGGCAAGCCCCTTGTTCCAATATACCTGTCCTGGTTGCTTTGAAAGGTGCGATTGACAGGCAGCAACTGGAAGCCGCTTTATGGCAGGTGCTCAACAGCGCTGCTGTAGTAAGCGCAGGTTTCCGGGAGGAAGCAGGCAAACTGGAAGCCTTTACCGGTCCGCAGTTTGATGAGCCGCTTTCCATTACAACAGCCGCCTCCTTCAAAGAAGCCAGGGAACTGGCCATACCATTTGTACTGGCTCCATTTGATGTGCAGCAAGGAAGACTGGTGAGGTATACACTCTACCGCATCCACCAGGAAGATCATTATCTGCTGGCGCTATCCTTTCACAGGCTGGTGTGCGATCCCTGGTCCGTGCGCATATTGCTCGATCAATTGGTGCAAGTGTTGGATGGAAAGGGTACAGCACCCGCACAGCCGATCTCCTTTTTCGACTTTGCCCGCTGGCAGAAAAGCATTCCTGAAGATGCCATTAACAATTTATATGCTTATTGGAAAAGGAAACTGCACAACAACATCGAGCCCTTGTCCTTGTTTAATGACCTGCCCCGGAGAATAACATCTATCTATACACCTCAACAGACTGAAGTCACGATCAGTGGTGCAAGTTATGCCCGGCTAACGCATTTTCTGAAAGTACAGCCCTCCGACAAACGGGATTTTTTCCTGGCTGTGTTTACCATTTTGCTGCACAACTATTGCCGTCAGGAAAGCGTGATCTGTGGTTTACCCGTTCCCAACAGGGAAGTGAAGGGTACGGAAACACTGATAGGGCCGGTAGCCAATTTACTGCCCATCAACACAAAGATCAGCCGGGAGGAGAAATGGTCGGACCTGCTGAAGAAGATCACCCTCACCACATCCAATGCCCTGCAATACCAGTCACTGCCTTATGAAGTGCTGGTCAACAAACTGAACCCGGTAAAAGAAGCCGTACGATCTCCGCTATTTGATGTACTGTTTCGTTTTGAAGAAGCCTACAATGCAAAAGCGATTAATGACTCCGTGGAATTGACTGTATACCCGCTGCATGCAGCCCTCGACAGATACGACCTGGATGTATTGGTGACTGAGAACCCTGCCGAAGGTCATTGCAGGCTCCAGCTTTGTTACAATGCCGGTTATTACAGCGAAGCATTGATGCGGCAATTCATCAGGCACTACCAGCAGCTCATCCATACGATCATCGAACAAGGCGACCGGGAGATCGGCTACTACCAATATATTACAGCCGTGGAACAGGATACCATCCTGCACCATTGGAATAAGCGGAATATTTCCTATCCCGCAGACACGCATATCATCATGCATTTTAAAAATGCTGTAACCCATTATCCCGAACGCACCGCCATTTCTTTCAACGATCAATCCCTTACTTACCGGGACCTGGATCAGTTATCGGATGCATTGGCTGTACAACTCATTGGCCAGCCTTCCCACAATGATCAGCTGATAGGATTGCTGAGTGAACGCTCCATCGAACTGATCGTGGGTATCCTGGCCATTTTAAAAGCCGGCAAGGCCTATCTGCCGCTGGACCCCGGCCTTCCCGTAAACCGGTTGAATTACCTGGTGGCTGATAGCCGCATCGACCTGCTGCTGGTATATGAACAGGAGAGCAGGCCGGCGCCTGACCTGCCCGGCAAAAAGATCAGGATCGACCTGGCCACACTGCGTAATGAGCCGGCTAAAGTATATGCCTGGCCCATAAAACCCGATAGCCTGGCTTATGTGCTCTACACCTCCGGCACCACCGGCAACCCCAAAGGGGTGATGATCGGGCATGAACAGGTAGTGAGACTGTTCTTTCATGAAGGAACGTATTTTGATTTCCGGGAAACTGATGTATGGTCCATGTTCTTCACCTGCTCCTTCGACTTTTCAGTCTGGGAGATATGGGGTGCGTTGTTTTATGGAGGCGAACTGGTCATTGTGCCCCGCGAAGTGACCATGAACCAGGAAGCATTCACCCGCCTGCTGATCGATAAGCAGGTCACGATCCTCAACCAGACTCCTACTTCATTTTACAGCCTTTCCAAAACCATACTGGCCCATCAGCAGCCCGGCGCTCTCGCTGTAAGAAAGATCATATTTGGGGGAGAAGCCCTCAATCCCGCGAAGCTGGCAGATTTCCGGAAGCAGTACCCGGCTACACAGCTTATCAATATGTATGGTATTACAGAGACCACCGTGCACAATACCTACAAAGAGATCACCCACCAGGAAATAACCGCTGGCGCTTCCAATATCGGCACACCATTACCCACTGTCAATATATACCTGCTGGATGCTGCTATGAAACTGGTGCCGCCTGGCGTAGCCGGAGAAATGTATATAGGCGGCAAGGGCCTGGCCAAAGGGTATTGGGGAAAAGAGGATCTCACCCTTGCTAAGTTTATTCCCCATCCCTGGGCCACCGGGGAGAAGTTATACAAAACAGGTGACCTGGCCCGCTGGCTGAGCCATGGTGAACTGGAGTTCCTGGGCAGGATTGACAACCAGATACAGATCAGGGGTTACCGGGTAGAGTTGGAAGAGGTGCTGGCTGTGCTTTTACGCACAGAGCAATTGCGTGATGTGTTTGTGTGCGCCCGGGGGGAAGATACCGATAAAATTATTTATGCCTATGTGGTGGACGACCGCCAGGTGAACACACAACAGATCAGGACCAACCTGGCCGCTCATTTGCCTGGCTATATGATACCCGGCATCATCATCCAGGTAGATGACTTTCCACTTACGTCCAACGGGAAAATAGCCATTGATGCTTTACCCTTGCAGGAAGCTACCGCACAGGATAGCATGGCACTGCCGGAGAACCCCATAGAAGAGCAGCTGCTGCAACTGTTTGCCGAAGTATTGAACCTGAAGAAAGACCGGATCAGTACTACCCGCAGTTTCTTCGACCTCGGCGGGCATTCCCTCAAAGCCACCCGGCTGGTCAATAAAATAAAGGACAGGCTGGGCGTGGAGTTGCGGGTAACAACCATATTCGACAATCCCGATGTGAAAGGATTGGCCCAACAGATCGGCCTTACAAAGACAAAGGCCATTCCCCTCACGAAAGCGCCTGTGCGGGAATATTACCCCTTGTCACCTTCTCAGCGAAGGATCTATATCCTGCAAAAAATGTATGAGGATGCCTTTCTGTACCATATCTCCAATGTATATAAGCTGCAGCAGGTTGACCTGCAAAAGCTGCGTAACGCACTCAACCAACTGGTGCTTCGGCATGAAGCCTTGAGAACCCGCTTTGATATCCGGGAGAATATACCCGTACAGATCATAGAGGAAAATGTCCAGCTGCTGCCTGATGAACTATACTGTAAGCAAGCGGCATTACAACAGGTCATCCAACAATGGATAAAACCCTTCGACCTGGCAACGGCTCCCTTGATGCGCGTAGCCTTCCTCCATACTGACGAGGGTAATCAATACCTGGTATTCAACCTGCACCATATTATTACCGATGGTATCTCCAATGCTGTCTTCCTCCGCGATTTTGTATCCCTGTACAAAGGAGAAACATTGCCGGCACTGCCATTTCAGTTCAAAGATTTTTCAACCTGGGTACATGCACAGCAATCCGGTGAGCAATGGAGCAACAGCAAGGCATTCTGGTTAAATAAATTTGCCGGTGAACTACCCGACCTGGCCCTGCCGCTGGACTTCAAAAGACCTATGGTCAAAGACTTCTCTGGTTCCTTTCAGTCTTGCGATATTGATAAGACCACGACACATCAAATACAAGCTGTTTGCCGGCAGCTGGGCATCAGCGCCTTTAGTTTCCTGTTGACGGCTTACCTGTTGCTCCTTAGAAAAGTAACCGGTCAGGAAGACATCGTAGTGGGTTCACCAGGCGCTGGCCGGTATTTCGAAGGTTTGCAGGATACCACCGGTATTTTTATCAATGTGCTGGCGCACCGCAATCATCCTATTGGCAATAAACGGTGTGATGCCTTTATGCAGGAGGTCAACAAACATTCGCTGGACATATTGCAGCACCAGGATTACCAGTTTGAAGACCTGGTAGATCAGTTGGTGAAGGTGCGCGACACCAGCAGAAGCCCCTTGTTCGATGTGATGTTCGATTACCACAATGAAGAGAACCTCGCCAATGAAATTGCGTTGGAAGGCGTGCAGGTAGCCAATGAGGAAGCAGGTTTTACAAGAAGCACTTCTATGTTTGACCTCAACCTCCATGTGTACGAGCACAAAGATCATTTCCGGTGCGAGCTGGATTATTCCACCCAGTTATTCAAGCCAGGCACCATTGCTTCCATGGTGGATATGCTGGTGAATATTATCCGGGAACTGGCCGCCCATCCACAGCAGACCATCGCTGCCATCGAACCGCTTTCACTGGAAGAAAGACACAGGATACTCTTTGATCTTAACGATACCAAAAGATCATTCAATGATAAACTGTTGCTGCACCAATGTTTTGAGCAGGTAGCAGCCCTGCAGCCCGATGCCATGGCCGTCATTTGCCAGGGTGAGGTGCTTACCTATGGCGCGCTGAACCGGCTGGCCAATAAACTGGCCCATGCTTTACGTCAGCAAGAACTGGCCATCGAAGGCTGCGTGGCCATCATGATGGACCGGAGCCTGGAAATGGTGCCTGCCGTGATGGGGGTATTAAAAGCCGGTGGTATGTACGTACCCATTGAACCCCACCTGCCCGATAATCGGATAGAGACCCTGATCTCGTTGCTCAATATCCGGTATATGATTACCACCACCGGTCAGTTGCAGCGGGCGCAGCACATCTTCAGCGCTGCCGGTGAAGACAAGAAACTCTTTTGTATAGAAGTGTATGCCGCTGTCACGGGGCAGGAGGGCGCTTCCTTATCCTATATACCGGTACATCCCGGTACTGCCTGGAGCGAGGAGAACCTGCCTGCCAACACCACGCCAGATCATCATGCTTATGTGATATTCACTTCCGGCTCTACTGGGGTACCCAAAGGCGTGATGGTAAAACACAAACCTGTGGTTAATGTGATCGAGTGGGTAAATCGCGAATTGAAAGTGACACCGGAAGACAAACTATTGTTCATCACTTCCCTCGGCTTCGATCTTTCAGTGTATGATATCTTCGGCACCCTGGCAGCAGGCGCCATGATCAGGCTGGTTACCCGCGAAGAGATGGAAAATCAGGAAACCCTGTTAAAGATCATTAACGAAGAACAGATCACCATATGGGATTCTGCACCGGCCGCTATACAACAGCTGTTGCCAGAGCTGGCCACCACCAATACCAGCCAGTCTACCCTCCGGCTGATCATGCTCAGCGGTGATTGGATACCCGTTGCTTTGCCCGATGTAGTGAGAAAGCATTTTAAAGCCTGCGAAGTGATCAGCCTGGGTGGCGCCACAGAAGCCGCCATCTGGTCCAACTATTACCGGATCGGCGCCGTAGACCCCAACTGGGCCAGTATCCCTTATGGCAAGCCCATTCAGAATGCCAGATACTATGTACTGGATGCCTATGCCATGCCTTGCCCCATAGGCATTCCCGGCGATCTTTATATTGGAGGCGATTGCCTGGCTACCGGCTATATCGGCGATAAAGCATTGACGGAAAAGAAATTCATTCCCAATCCATTTGTACAGGGAGAGAAGATGTACCTGACCGGTGATACCGCCCGGTGGATGGCAGATGGCAATATGGAGTTCCTGGGAAGAAAAGATACACAGGTAAAAATAAGGGGGCACCGCATCGAACTGGGAGAGATTGAATCCTGTTTCAGAAAGTGTACCGGTCTTACCGAAATACTGGCCATCCCCGTTGCCCTTGGCGGTGCCGCCAGCGACAAACAACTCTGTGTCTATTATTGCAGCGAACAGGACTGGGATAAAAATGAGCTGAAAGCCAGGATGGGGCAGGAGCTGCCTGCCTATATGGTACCGGCATATTTTGTGCGGCTCGATAGATTCCCCGTCAACCAGAATGGAAAGGTAGACCGGAAGAAGCTGCCTGCACCTCATGCAGAGCAGGAAAGAAAACAGGCGCCTGTTGTGCTCAACGCAGTACACCAAAAGCTGATCGCCATTTGTGCCGATACCTTACAGCTGCCGGTAGAGAAGATCGATATACGCGATAATTTCTTTGAACTGGGTGGCCATTCCCTCAACAGTACTTATTTCCTCAACAGGGTGCGCAGTGAATTTGGAGTGCGGGTGCCCCTCGTTGATTTCTTCCGGCAGGACTCCTTGCTGGAGCTGGCCAATAGCCTGCCCGCCGATGTCCTTACACCGGTATCCTCCCTGCCACGTACGCTGCAAAAAGAGTATTACAACCTTTCTTCCGCCCAACTCAGGTTGCTGATCCTGCACCAGCTTGATTCAGATAATATTGGATATGGCTTCAATATTCCGCTGGTATTCAATATAGACGGCGTACTCGATATTGAAAGAGTAAACCAGGTATTCAGGCAACTGATCAACCGGCACGAATCACTCAGGACCTCCTTTCACATCGTAGCAGAAACGCCCGTACAAAGAATTCATGCACAGGTAAACTTTGCAGTAGAGACCATCTCCGTAGCATCAACAACCGATACAGAAGGAGCAATAAAAGACTTTATCAGGGGCTTCGATCTGCAACAGGCGCCATTACTCCGGGCAGGCGTGGTATACCACCAGCAATCTCCGGTGGCCATGATCATCGATATGCACCATATCATATCCGATGGCGTATCACAACAGGTATTGGCCGCTGAGTTCATGGACCTTTATACCGGTAAGGAATTAGCGCCGCTGGCCTTGCAGTATAAAGATTATGCCGAATGGCAGTTCAGCGAGAAGCGCTCTGCTGCTATGGAAAAACAAAAGCAGTTTTGGATAAACCAGTTTGCCCGGGAGCCACAATACATAGAACTGCCCACCGATTTTCAACAGGGGGCCATCCGCCAGTATACCGGCAGGACAAGCCGTTTTATGATCCCCAAAGACCAAGCCGCCAGGCTCTACCAGTTGGCAGGCGATTCCGGGGGTACATTATTCACCACCTTGCTGGCCATGCTCAATATCCTGTTGGCTAAACTATCCGGACAGCAGGATATCACTATCGGTACCGTAACAGCCGGCCGGAACAATGCTGACCTCGAAAAAATAACAGGTATCTTCCTCAATACCCTGGCAATGAGGAATTACCCGGCCGGAGAGCTTTCACTCAATACCTTCCTTAGCAGCGTAGCCGCCAATACCCTGCAGGCATTTGATCACCAGGATTATCCCTACGAATCATTGGTGAATGAACTGAAGCTGGGCAGGAATAGTTTTCAGAACCCACTCTTCAATGTTGTATTCATCCTGCAGAATATGGGCAAGCCTGCATGGAGTATTCCCGGGCTGCGACTGGAGGCCATCAACTTCGACTACGGCATATCAAAAATGGATATGACATTTATCTGTACCGAACAGGAAGAAGCACTCTACTTTGACCTCGAATACAGCACCACCTTATTTAAAGAAGCAACCATTCAACGGTTCATTCAATATTTTACCACGATCATAGATCAGGCCTGCGCTACGCCCCATATGACGATCGGCGAGATCAACTTACTGGATCAGGCAGCCAGGGACATGATCATCAAAACATTCAACAATACCCGGCAGCCCATCAACCGGGATGCGTGTTATCACCAATTGTTTGAGCAGTGGGTGCATGCCACACCAGGCGCCATCGCCTGCATACACAATGAGGCTACCATTACCTATGAGCAGCTGAACGGGCTGGCCAACCGGCTGGCAGCCTGGATGGTAAAACAGGGCGCAGCGCCCGGCAAGGTGGTAGCCATATGTTTCAACAGGGGCATTGAATTGCTGGCCGCCATCATGGGTGTGCTTAAAACAGGCGCCAGTTATATAGCCATCGATACCGAATACCCCGCCAAAAGGATCGGCGATATCCTCGCACAGAGCGAGGCCGGCATAGCCATCGTACAGCAGGATATGGCTGCCACTTTCAACAAGCTGCGCGAAGAGACGCCCACGCTTACAACCATCCTGAGTGCGGATGACCTGGCAGCGCTGCACCGGGCCCTTGGTGACTACCCGGCCCATGACCTAACTATTCGTTTCGATACCGATACCACGGCTTATATCATTTATACTTCCGGTACCACCGGCAAGCCCAAGGGCATTATGGTACACCAGCTCGGCATGCTGAACCATATGTACGCGCTCATAAGCAGATTGGGTATTACTGACAAAGATGTCATGGCCCAAACAGCTTCCTGCAGCTCCGATATTTTTGTGGTGCAATTACTGATGACCCTCATTACCGGGGGCGCCGTATGCATCATTGATAAAGAAGATGTGCTCGATCCTGTGCGGCTGCAAAGCATCATGAATGCAGCGCGCATTACCCTCATGGAAATTGTACCTTCCCTGCTTACCGTCTTCCTGGAAACCTTGTCCAAACGCAGCGACTACCAGCTCCATAGTTTACGCGCCATGCTGTCGATGGGAGAATCATTGAAATCCCTTTCCGCCCGCAAATGGTATGACCTCTATCCGCAGATTGACCTGTACAATGCTTATGGTCCCGCAGAAGCATCGGATGATGTATCACTGTTTAAAATAGACCCGGCACAAATAGTTGCCGATGCCCCGGTATCCATCGGGTACCCCCTCGACAACCTGCATATCTATATCATGGATAGCCACCTCAACTTATGTCCCATTGGGGTATTGGGCGAGATCTGTGTATCGGGCATTGCGGTAGGAAAAGGTTATTGGAGAGAAGAAGAGAAGACCAGGGCAGTATTTGTAGAGAACCCTTTGTTTGCTTACATCGGTGATGAGGATTACCGCATGCTCTACAAGACCGGCGACCTGGGTTACTGGCAACCCGACGGATCACTCATTTTCGATAAACGCAAAGACCATATGGTGAAGATCAGGGGATTCAGGGTGGAGCCCGGCGATATTGAAAATGCCCTGCTCAACCTGACCTCCATCAAAGAAGCTATCGTCATCGACCGGCAATATGAGAATGGCACCAAATACCTCTGCGCTTATTATGTGTCGGATGAACAACCCGATCGCAGCTGGATCAGGCAGCAATTGCTGGCCGTATTGCCCGGCTATATGGTGCCTTCCTATTTTATCCAAATGGATAAACTGCCCATCACTGCCAATGATAAGATAGACCGCAAAGCCCTGCCGGCACCCGATACAGGATCGGGCATGGAGAATCCCGAAAAGACCATCCTGGGGCCTGCTACAGCTACAGAAGCCATCCTGGTGCCCATCTGGCGGTCTGTATTGGGCATTGATGCTATCGGTACAGATCAGGGTTTCTTCGATTTTGGGGGCGATTCCATCAAAGCCATCAACCTGCGCAGCAGGATGGAAGCCAGCGGGCTGGCAGTAAGCATCAAAGATATTTACCAGTATACCTCTATCAGGGACCTGGCCGCCCGGGTGGATGAGAAAATAAAGAGCATCACGGATATGCCGGAAAAGAAACCGGCGCCCCTGCGGGAACCTGTGGCCACCGCAGGCCGTTTTGATTACAACGAGCTGACAGAAGAAGACCTCGATTCTATATTCGAATAA
- a CDS encoding TauD/TfdA family dioxygenase, translating to MEIQHHTVEQVEGWSVGRLDQFEGFTSPLVVTPTAGPDLREYFEAHRPLIKEELHRSGAILFRDWRVNTAADFYEVMSAFSDQTLDYTQRTSPRSQVINKVYTSTDYPPDQEIQPHNESSYAFTWPLVIAFFCLTEPATGGETPITDNREMVKHLSQSTIELLEKKGVSYTRNMLDWLGLSWQEVYQTDDKHKVEALLKKDGIHFQWVDESHLRINWHRPAFQMHPVLQTKGWFNHAYFYHRLNQDPRLLDLVEETDLPFIIRLGDQSEITEAVYNELKQAYKAATITFPWKKGDVLILDNMLFSHARKPFTGQRKILVSMAEPVRFEQLV from the coding sequence ATGGAAATACAACACCATACTGTAGAACAGGTGGAGGGATGGTCTGTGGGCCGGCTCGACCAGTTTGAAGGTTTTACTTCACCACTGGTGGTAACACCCACTGCGGGGCCTGACCTGCGGGAATATTTTGAAGCACACCGGCCACTGATCAAAGAGGAATTGCACAGATCGGGCGCTATCCTGTTCCGCGACTGGCGCGTGAACACCGCTGCCGACTTTTATGAAGTGATGAGCGCCTTCAGCGATCAGACGCTGGATTACACACAGCGCACCTCGCCCCGTTCGCAGGTGATCAATAAAGTGTATACTTCTACCGATTATCCACCTGATCAGGAAATACAACCGCACAATGAATCTTCCTATGCTTTTACATGGCCCCTGGTGATTGCCTTTTTCTGTCTTACCGAACCGGCTACCGGAGGCGAAACGCCCATCACCGATAACCGGGAAATGGTAAAGCACCTGTCACAAAGCACCATTGAACTGCTGGAGAAAAAAGGCGTGAGTTACACAAGGAATATGCTCGATTGGCTGGGCCTCTCCTGGCAGGAAGTATACCAAACTGATGATAAACATAAAGTAGAGGCCTTACTGAAGAAAGATGGCATCCACTTCCAATGGGTAGATGAATCCCACCTGCGCATCAACTGGCATCGCCCCGCTTTTCAAATGCACCCCGTGCTGCAAACCAAAGGATGGTTTAACCATGCTTACTTCTATCACCGGCTCAATCAGGATCCCCGGTTGCTGGATCTGGTGGAGGAGACTGATCTGCCGTTCATCATCCGGCTGGGCGATCAATCGGAGATCACAGAGGCCGTTTACAATGAATTGAAACAGGCCTACAAGGCCGCTACCATCACCTTTCCCTGGAAGAAAGGCGATGTACTGATCCTCGACAATATGCTGTTCTCCCATGCGAGAAAGCCCTTCACCGGTCAGCGGAAAATACTGGTATCCATGGCCGAGCCGGTGAGGTTTGAACAACTTGTCTGA